A genomic region of Microlunatus sagamiharensis contains the following coding sequences:
- a CDS encoding alcohol dehydrogenase catalytic domain-containing protein: MTSETAPTQTGAPLPETMQAVVCHGPEDYRLEEVPVPKPRPGEALVKVEAVGICASDLKCYHGAVKFWGDEQRTAYVETPVIPGHEFVGTIVELDAAASSKWGVGAGDRVVAEQIVPDWTCRYCLDGAYHMCATHDIFGFRHATPGAMAPYMIFPAGSLVHRVSKDLPPAHAAFAEPLSCALHAVERAQLTFDDVVVVAGCGPIGLGMIAGARAKNPKLVVGLDMDDTKLGIARATGADITINIASEDVVARVLELTGGWGADVYLEGSGHPSAVGQGLNLLRKMGRYVEYSVFGAEASVDWTIISDDKELNVLGAHLGPHTWGAAIRLIESGALPLDDICTHQLPLADFQRGLDLVGSGKESIKVSLIP; encoded by the coding sequence ATGACGTCCGAGACCGCGCCCACCCAGACCGGCGCCCCGCTCCCCGAGACGATGCAGGCCGTCGTCTGCCACGGCCCCGAGGACTACCGGCTCGAGGAGGTGCCCGTCCCGAAGCCCAGACCGGGCGAGGCCCTGGTCAAGGTCGAGGCCGTCGGCATCTGCGCCAGCGACCTGAAGTGCTACCACGGCGCGGTCAAGTTCTGGGGCGACGAGCAGCGGACCGCGTACGTCGAGACGCCCGTCATCCCGGGCCACGAGTTCGTCGGCACCATCGTCGAGCTCGACGCCGCCGCCTCCTCGAAGTGGGGCGTGGGAGCGGGAGACCGGGTCGTCGCGGAGCAGATCGTGCCGGACTGGACGTGCCGCTACTGCCTCGACGGTGCGTACCACATGTGCGCGACGCACGACATCTTCGGCTTCCGGCACGCGACCCCGGGCGCGATGGCGCCGTACATGATCTTCCCGGCGGGCTCGCTGGTCCACCGGGTCAGCAAGGACCTGCCGCCGGCCCACGCCGCCTTCGCCGAGCCCCTCTCCTGCGCGCTGCACGCCGTCGAGCGGGCGCAGCTGACCTTCGACGACGTGGTCGTCGTCGCCGGCTGCGGGCCGATCGGGCTGGGCATGATCGCCGGCGCCAGGGCCAAGAACCCCAAGCTCGTCGTCGGCCTCGACATGGACGACACCAAGCTCGGCATCGCGCGGGCCACCGGCGCGGACATCACGATCAACATCGCCTCGGAGGACGTCGTCGCCCGCGTCCTGGAGCTCACCGGCGGCTGGGGCGCCGACGTCTACCTCGAGGGCAGCGGGCACCCGTCGGCCGTCGGCCAGGGCCTCAACCTGCTGCGCAAGATGGGCCGCTACGTCGAGTACAGCGTCTTCGGCGCCGAGGCCAGCGTCGACTGGACGATCATCAGCGACGACAAGGAGCTGAACGTCCTCGGAGCCCACCTCGGCCCGCACACCTGGGGCGCCGCGATCCGCCTGATCGAGTCCGGCGCGCTCCCCCTCGACGACATCTGCACCCACCAGCTGCCGCTCGCGGACTTCCAGCGCGGCCTCGACCTCGTGGGGAGCGGCAAGGAGTCGATCAAGGTCAGCCTGATCCCCTGA
- a CDS encoding ribose-5-phosphate isomerase, with protein MPEGIRLLLGGDSAGYHYKDALLADAREDPRVASVEDLGVNESDPTAGTYPSVAIAAATKIANGEADRAILVCGTGIGVAISANKVKGIRATVAHDSFSVERSILSNDCQILTMGERVIGLQLARRLAKEWLGYAFDPTSHSKANVDEIVDYEDSLTD; from the coding sequence ATGCCCGAGGGCATCCGTCTGCTGCTCGGCGGCGACAGCGCCGGCTACCACTACAAGGACGCGCTGCTGGCCGACGCCCGCGAGGACCCGCGCGTGGCCAGCGTCGAGGACCTGGGGGTGAACGAGTCCGACCCCACGGCCGGCACCTACCCCTCCGTCGCCATCGCCGCGGCGACCAAGATCGCCAACGGCGAGGCCGACCGCGCGATCCTCGTCTGCGGCACCGGCATCGGCGTCGCCATCTCGGCGAACAAGGTCAAGGGCATCCGCGCCACGGTCGCCCACGACTCGTTCAGCGTCGAGCGCTCGATCCTGTCCAACGACTGCCAGATCCTGACCATGGGCGAGCGGGTCATCGGGCTCCAGCTCGCGCGGCGCCTGGCGAAGGAGTGGCTCGGCTACGCCTTCGACCCGACCAGCCACTCCAAGGCCAACGTCGACGAGATCGTCGACTACGAGGACAGCCTCACCGACTGA
- a CDS encoding dihydroxyacetone kinase family protein — MTHVYDDPATFKDDVLVGFAAAYPGHVQRVPEASGFVRAGGPLEGKVSTVFGGGSGHYPSYSGVVGTGFADGAVLGDLFASPSAEQVYRVCRAADGGAGVVMGFGNYAGDRLNFKVAADRLVAEGIDTRIVYVTDDIASAGADKVGERRGIAGTFTVYKVAGAAAEAGLDLDGVERVMRLANARTFSFGVAFDGCTMPGADEPLFHVEPGRMDFGLGIHGEPGITSDDWMPAPALAAKLVETVLAERPADADGRAAVLLNGLGATKYEELFALFGPVHRLLVEAGVTLVQPEVGELVTSLDMAGCSLSVTWLDDELETYWTAPADTPAFRRGAAVANNRFTERREVRAAGEDDAVPEASEESRTAGRVAQRAVAALSASVEEHKEELGRLDSVAGDGDHGIGMSRGALAATEAADRAAGAGGGAQTVLAAAGAAFGDKAGGTSGILWGLLLSQMGTELGNDDAVDGPRLAAAVTTSAERLQEFSKASLGDKTMLDALFPFVEALRQGVDAGRPLADAWGDAARAATDAAQETASLTPRIGRARPLAERSVGTPDPGAVSLGLIVTAVGEVLAGPGA, encoded by the coding sequence ATGACCCACGTCTACGACGACCCGGCCACCTTCAAGGACGACGTCCTGGTCGGCTTCGCCGCCGCCTACCCCGGCCACGTGCAGCGGGTGCCCGAGGCGTCCGGCTTCGTCCGCGCCGGTGGGCCGCTCGAGGGCAAGGTCAGCACCGTCTTCGGCGGCGGCTCGGGCCACTACCCCTCCTACAGCGGGGTCGTCGGCACCGGCTTCGCCGACGGCGCCGTGCTCGGCGACCTCTTCGCCTCCCCGTCGGCCGAGCAGGTCTACCGGGTGTGCCGCGCCGCCGACGGCGGTGCGGGCGTGGTCATGGGCTTCGGCAACTACGCCGGGGACCGCCTCAACTTCAAGGTCGCCGCCGACCGTCTGGTCGCCGAGGGCATCGACACCCGGATCGTCTACGTCACCGACGACATCGCCTCCGCCGGGGCCGACAAGGTCGGCGAGCGGCGCGGCATCGCCGGGACGTTCACCGTCTACAAGGTCGCCGGCGCCGCGGCCGAGGCCGGCCTCGACCTCGACGGGGTCGAGCGGGTCATGCGCCTCGCCAACGCCCGCACCTTCTCCTTCGGCGTGGCCTTCGACGGCTGCACCATGCCGGGTGCCGACGAGCCGCTGTTCCACGTCGAGCCCGGCCGGATGGACTTCGGCCTCGGCATCCACGGCGAGCCCGGCATCACCTCCGACGACTGGATGCCCGCCCCCGCGCTCGCCGCCAAGCTGGTCGAGACCGTCCTGGCCGAGCGGCCCGCCGACGCCGACGGGCGCGCGGCCGTCCTGCTCAACGGCCTCGGCGCGACCAAGTACGAGGAGCTCTTCGCGCTCTTCGGCCCCGTGCACCGCCTCCTCGTCGAGGCCGGCGTGACCCTCGTGCAGCCCGAGGTCGGCGAGCTGGTCACCAGCCTCGACATGGCCGGCTGCTCGCTGTCGGTGACCTGGCTGGACGACGAGCTCGAGACCTACTGGACCGCCCCGGCCGACACCCCCGCCTTCCGCCGCGGCGCCGCCGTGGCGAACAACCGCTTCACCGAGCGCCGCGAGGTGAGGGCGGCGGGCGAGGACGACGCCGTGCCCGAGGCGAGCGAGGAGTCGCGCACGGCCGGGCGCGTCGCCCAGCGTGCCGTCGCCGCGCTCAGCGCGAGCGTCGAGGAGCACAAGGAGGAGCTCGGACGGCTCGACTCCGTCGCCGGGGACGGCGACCACGGCATCGGGATGAGCCGCGGCGCGCTCGCCGCGACCGAGGCTGCGGACCGTGCGGCCGGGGCCGGCGGCGGGGCGCAGACCGTGCTCGCGGCGGCCGGGGCGGCGTTCGGCGACAAGGCCGGAGGCACGAGCGGCATCCTGTGGGGCCTGCTGCTCTCCCAGATGGGCACCGAGCTCGGCAACGACGACGCCGTCGACGGCCCGCGGCTCGCGGCCGCCGTCACGACCTCCGCCGAGCGGCTGCAGGAGTTCAGCAAGGCGAGCCTGGGCGACAAGACGATGCTCGACGCGCTCTTCCCGTTCGTCGAGGCGCTGCGCCAGGGCGTCGACGCGGGCCGCCCGCTCGCCGACGCGTGGGGCGACGCCGCGCGGGCCGCGACCGACGCGGCGCAGGAGACCGCGTCGCTGACGCCGAGGATCGGCCGCGCGCGCCCGCTCGCCGAACGCAGCGTCGGCACGCCCGACCCGGGCGCCGTCTCGCTCGGCCTCATCGTCACGGCGGTCGGCGAGGTGCTGGCCGGTCCGGGCGCCTGA
- a CDS encoding D-ribose ABC transporter substrate-binding protein: protein MFSLRKSRPLLAGAALLLSLAACGGGGDAQPAASGAASSGGGAAGGTIAIITVDPSNPYWKAEADTAKAAVEKLGYKSTVNANNNDPETQNQLIETAINDKVAGILLDPAGADESVAAVQKAVDAKIPVVLINAEISKAGLAKAQIVSNNAQGANLGAEAWAEAMDYKGTYVELFGKPSDNNAQVRSDGYKSVISQYPDLKLVGKEIANWDRQTGQEKMESLLSKNPDVKGVVAGNDEMALGAINALKEKGKLDQVKVLGFDGNQDAVDAVKKGEMVATVLQPIVEGTNKAITELDSAIKTGNTGVPDEKQALDCTLINKDNADQVNNFQLSS, encoded by the coding sequence ATGTTCAGCCTCCGCAAGAGCCGCCCGCTCCTCGCCGGCGCCGCCCTCCTCCTCTCCCTCGCCGCCTGCGGCGGGGGCGGCGACGCCCAGCCGGCCGCCTCCGGCGCGGCCTCCTCCGGCGGCGGCGCCGCCGGCGGGACGATCGCCATCATCACCGTCGACCCGAGCAACCCGTACTGGAAGGCCGAGGCCGACACCGCCAAGGCCGCGGTGGAGAAGCTCGGCTACAAGTCCACGGTCAACGCCAACAACAACGACCCCGAGACGCAGAACCAGCTGATCGAGACCGCCATCAACGACAAGGTCGCCGGCATCCTGCTCGACCCGGCCGGTGCCGACGAGAGCGTGGCGGCCGTCCAGAAGGCCGTGGACGCGAAGATCCCGGTCGTCCTGATCAACGCCGAGATCTCCAAGGCCGGTCTGGCCAAGGCGCAGATCGTGTCGAACAACGCGCAGGGCGCGAACCTCGGCGCCGAGGCCTGGGCCGAGGCGATGGACTACAAGGGCACCTACGTCGAGCTGTTCGGCAAGCCGAGCGACAACAACGCCCAGGTGCGCTCCGACGGCTACAAGTCGGTCATCTCGCAGTACCCCGACCTCAAGCTGGTCGGCAAGGAGATCGCCAACTGGGACCGCCAGACGGGCCAGGAGAAGATGGAGTCCCTCCTGAGCAAGAACCCCGACGTCAAGGGCGTCGTGGCCGGCAACGACGAGATGGCGCTCGGCGCGATCAACGCGCTCAAGGAGAAGGGCAAGCTCGACCAGGTCAAGGTGCTCGGCTTCGACGGCAACCAGGACGCGGTCGACGCGGTCAAGAAGGGCGAGATGGTCGCGACCGTCCTCCAGCCCATCGTCGAGGGCACCAACAAGGCGATCACCGAGCTCGACAGCGCGATCAAGACCGGCAACACCGGTGTCCCGGACGAGAAGCAGGCGCTCGACTGCACGCTGATCAACAAGGACAACGCCGACCAGGTGAACAACTTCCAGCTCAGCAGCTAG
- a CDS encoding ABC transporter permease — protein sequence MTATTTAPAPPATGPAGATPGRRRFNWNSVLVEGRALIALLIIIAIFAALSDNYLTAGNLTTITKQVAFNAIVALGMLMVILNGGIDLSVGSTVGLTAAVAGNLFRGLNLPLTEAIMFPQVWVIVVLSVAVGMLVGWVNGLLVARLNLAPFITTLGMLYVARGLTEVLLNGQNITNELSGQPYLNNTGFFTVFASRPLGLPISAWVMILFAVVFSIVLTRTPFGRWLYATGSNERAAQLSGVPVKRVQTRIYVLSGLCAGVVGILQMANISSSTADLGTYYELNAIAAVVIGGAALSGGRGTVRGTIIGAFVIGFLANGLVIVGVSPFWQKVITGAVIILAVAVDQIQQIIGRRRNARRAVAAARQGGATTAA from the coding sequence ATGACCGCCACCACCACCGCCCCCGCCCCGCCCGCCACCGGTCCGGCCGGCGCCACGCCGGGCCGGCGCCGCTTCAACTGGAACTCCGTCCTCGTCGAGGGCCGTGCGCTCATCGCCCTGCTGATCATCATCGCGATCTTCGCGGCGCTGAGCGACAACTACCTGACCGCGGGCAACCTGACCACGATCACCAAGCAGGTCGCCTTCAACGCGATCGTGGCGCTCGGGATGCTGATGGTCATCCTCAACGGCGGCATCGACCTCTCGGTCGGCTCCACCGTGGGCCTCACCGCCGCGGTCGCGGGCAACCTCTTCCGCGGGCTGAACCTCCCGCTGACGGAGGCGATCATGTTCCCGCAGGTGTGGGTGATCGTCGTGCTCTCCGTCGCGGTGGGGATGCTCGTCGGCTGGGTCAACGGGTTGCTGGTGGCGCGGCTCAACCTCGCGCCGTTCATCACCACGCTCGGCATGCTCTACGTCGCCCGCGGCCTCACGGAGGTGCTGCTGAACGGCCAGAACATCACCAACGAGCTCAGCGGCCAGCCGTACCTGAACAACACCGGCTTCTTCACCGTCTTCGCCAGCCGGCCGCTCGGGCTCCCGATCTCCGCCTGGGTGATGATCCTGTTCGCGGTGGTCTTCTCCATCGTGCTGACCCGCACGCCGTTCGGCCGCTGGCTGTACGCGACCGGCAGCAACGAGCGCGCCGCCCAGCTCTCCGGCGTCCCGGTCAAGCGCGTGCAGACCCGCATCTACGTCCTGTCCGGGCTGTGCGCCGGCGTCGTCGGCATCCTGCAGATGGCCAACATCAGCTCCTCGACCGCCGACCTCGGCACCTACTACGAGCTGAACGCGATCGCCGCCGTCGTCATCGGCGGCGCGGCGCTCTCGGGCGGGCGCGGCACCGTGCGCGGCACGATCATCGGCGCCTTCGTGATCGGCTTCCTCGCCAACGGGCTGGTCATCGTCGGCGTCTCCCCCTTCTGGCAGAAGGTGATCACCGGAGCCGTGATCATCCTCGCCGTCGCGGTGGACCAGATCCAGCAGATCATCGGCCGGCGCCGCAACGCCCGCCGCGCCGTCGCCGCGGCCCGGCAGGGCGGGGCGACCACCGCTGCCTGA